The following proteins are co-located in the Planctomycetota bacterium genome:
- a CDS encoding alpha-E domain-containing protein, giving the protein MSLYRTDESPMPATPTAARQTERPLLARVAENIFWTARYVERAEHLARGTLVTTQLASDAGDLDDRLRDQLWHGLLEAFDLVEPAVELGETLGDAVVRFVLTDADNPTSACTCVARARENARAVRGEISLEMWQTLNEFYWSLEGGGRNEGARLILAESAETLLQHLVRSSMHFQGVTDQTLAHNRRWDFALTGRLLERADASCRLLLARVELLAKAGDSLETPLRNIQLMAALRMCGSIEAYRRQHANNLSIEQVVGFLLLRADHPRSIRFAIASARRAVARIHGESGPGLGHLDEAERLLGRMATRLEYADLSEVAHDGGRETLTDVRRCVAQANAALQQRYFAG; this is encoded by the coding sequence GTGAGCCTCTACCGCACCGACGAAAGCCCAATGCCGGCCACGCCCACCGCCGCCCGGCAGACCGAGCGGCCGCTGCTCGCACGCGTGGCCGAGAACATCTTCTGGACCGCCCGCTACGTCGAACGGGCAGAGCACCTGGCACGCGGCACGCTCGTCACGACGCAGCTCGCCAGCGACGCCGGCGACCTTGACGATCGCCTTCGCGACCAGCTCTGGCACGGCCTGCTCGAAGCCTTCGATTTGGTCGAGCCAGCCGTCGAGCTAGGCGAAACCCTCGGCGACGCCGTCGTCCGATTCGTCCTGACCGACGCCGACAACCCGACCAGCGCCTGCACGTGCGTCGCCCGTGCCCGCGAAAATGCCCGGGCCGTCCGAGGTGAGATCAGCCTGGAGATGTGGCAGACGCTCAACGAGTTCTACTGGTCGCTCGAAGGCGGCGGCCGGAACGAAGGGGCACGCCTCATCCTCGCCGAGTCGGCCGAGACGCTCCTGCAGCACCTCGTCCGCAGCTCCATGCACTTCCAGGGCGTCACCGACCAGACGCTGGCCCACAACCGTCGCTGGGACTTCGCCCTCACCGGCCGACTGCTCGAACGCGCCGACGCATCATGCCGGCTGCTGCTGGCGCGCGTCGAATTGCTGGCCAAGGCTGGCGACTCGCTGGAGACGCCGCTGCGCAACATCCAGCTGATGGCCGCGCTGCGCATGTGCGGCAGCATCGAGGCCTACCGGCGTCAGCACGCCAACAACCTGTCGATCGAACAGGTCGTCGGCTTCCTGCTGCTGCGTGCGGACCACCCGCGGTCGATCCGCTTCGCCATCGCCTCCGCCCGCCGGGCCGTCGCGCGCATCCACGGCGAGAGCGGCCCGGGCCTGGGCCACCTCGACGAAGCCGAGCGGCTTCTCGGCCGCATGGCCACCCGTCTCGAATATGCCGACCTCTCCGAAGTCGCCCACGACGGCGGCCGCGAAACGTTGACCGACGTCCGCCGCTGCGTCGCCCAAGCCAACGCCGCCCTGCAGCAGCGGTACTTTGCGGGCTGA
- a CDS encoding PIN domain-containing protein, producing the protein MADHYLVDTNLILRLVVGSDPPEPAEAARAFFEDIATSGAPSAVLTSLVVGECVYVLTSHYGLRRGDVSEAMRKVMDLPGVRVPHRRTLERTFELFRQRPKLHFVDCFLLAEAEQNDQGVATLDAGLAKAGLVPVLNPLRKCARRTPKP; encoded by the coding sequence ATGGCCGATCACTACCTCGTCGACACCAATCTGATTCTCCGGCTCGTCGTCGGGAGCGACCCGCCAGAACCTGCCGAGGCGGCCCGTGCGTTCTTCGAAGACATCGCTACGTCCGGCGCACCATCGGCCGTGTTGACGTCGCTCGTCGTGGGTGAGTGCGTCTACGTTCTGACGTCGCACTACGGACTTCGCCGCGGCGACGTTTCCGAAGCGATGCGGAAGGTCATGGACCTGCCGGGTGTCCGGGTGCCGCATCGCCGAACACTCGAACGCACGTTCGAGCTTTTCCGGCAACGCCCGAAGCTGCACTTCGTCGACTGCTTTCTGCTCGCCGAGGCGGAGCAAAATGATCAAGGCGTTGCGACGCTCGACGCCGGACTCGCCAAGGCAGGCTTGGTGCCGGTACTCAACCCGCTTCGGAAATGCGCGCGGCGGACGCCAAAGCCTTGA
- a CDS encoding AbrB/MazE/SpoVT family DNA-binding domain-containing protein: MEHSTVTSKGQTTLPVELRNRHNIKAGDRLLFDDSSGEIVLRKHPGVDEVAGMLRDKIKLPIASHEEERAAAARAWARDGRRGAESD, translated from the coding sequence ATGGAGCATTCGACCGTGACAAGCAAAGGGCAGACGACGCTGCCCGTCGAGCTCCGCAACCGGCACAACATTAAGGCCGGGGATCGACTGCTTTTCGACGACAGCTCTGGCGAGATCGTCTTGCGAAAGCACCCGGGTGTCGATGAGGTCGCGGGGATGCTTCGCGACAAAATCAAGCTACCGATTGCCAGCCACGAAGAGGAGCGTGCCGCGGCCGCGCGTGCGTGGGCTCGCGATGGCCGGCGCGGCGCAGAGTCGGATTGA
- a CDS encoding histone deacetylase — MSDLAVATSPTFRDHRPPDGAPHPERPERYDAMLAALEGMPHRLLDEPEPVDDETLLMVHGQAHVEQIGQLSRRGRWADADTYVGVGSDEIARRGVACCLAAADAVATGESKHGLAIVRPPGHHAEPDRPMGFCLYANAALVVRHLQRQHGMDRVAVVDFDVHHGNGTQAVFWRDPSVLTVSLHGHPDHLWPHTGSADEIGEGTGEGACLNVPLMPGCSDDDYRKALVENVLPQVRAFQPEALVVCAGFDAHEDDPLANLALTTPFFDEIGRLLASLAHQACEGRIVMTSEGGYDLKALTNGMNAFLKGLGKQD; from the coding sequence ATGTCTGATCTTGCCGTCGCCACCTCTCCCACGTTTCGCGATCACCGTCCGCCCGACGGTGCACCGCATCCGGAGCGGCCCGAGCGATACGACGCGATGTTGGCCGCGCTGGAGGGCATGCCGCATCGCCTGCTCGACGAGCCCGAGCCGGTGGACGATGAGACCCTGCTGATGGTCCACGGCCAGGCGCACGTCGAGCAGATCGGCCAGCTCAGTCGTCGGGGACGATGGGCGGACGCGGACACCTACGTCGGCGTCGGCAGCGACGAGATCGCCCGGCGCGGCGTCGCGTGCTGCCTGGCGGCTGCGGACGCGGTGGCGACGGGTGAATCGAAGCACGGCCTGGCGATCGTCCGTCCGCCTGGGCACCATGCCGAGCCGGATCGACCGATGGGCTTCTGCCTCTACGCCAACGCCGCCCTGGTCGTCCGGCACCTGCAGCGTCAGCACGGCATGGACCGAGTGGCGGTGGTCGACTTCGACGTCCACCACGGCAACGGCACCCAGGCTGTCTTCTGGCGCGACCCGAGCGTGCTCACCGTCAGCCTTCATGGCCACCCGGACCACCTCTGGCCCCACACCGGCTCGGCCGACGAGATCGGCGAGGGGACGGGCGAAGGGGCGTGCCTGAACGTGCCGCTCATGCCTGGGTGCAGCGACGATGACTACCGCAAGGCACTCGTCGAGAACGTTCTTCCACAAGTTCGTGCTTTTCAGCCCGAGGCGCTCGTCGTTTGCGCAGGCTTCGATGCACATGAGGATGATCCGTTGGCCAATCTTGCATTGACAACTCCGTTCTTCGATGAAATTGGTCGTTTACTCGCGTCTCTTGCACATCAAGCTTGTGAGGGACGCATTGTCATGACGTCCGAAGGTGGGTATGACCTCAAAGCTCTAACGAACGGAATGAACGCGTTTCTTAAAGGGCTCGGAAAGCAGGACTGA
- a CDS encoding membrane dipeptidase: MPIADLHLDLAWNVVQGRDLTHSPKEQPDIGFGPASVSFETLAVGGTELIGATLFADPDASETASEQCHRQLDAYAGMSLRVVRDASDLDGEGLRAVLLMEGADAIDVDDPDDARRWFDAGVRIVGLAWGQTRYAGGTRSPGPLTPDGRRLVPVLDELGMIHDASHLADDSLAEMLDLANGPLFASHSNCRSLVGEDPTGRHLPDRHIEGILRRGGIVGINLFDKFLLPPAELERRRATLTDWTNHVRHVCDLAGDANHVALGSDADGGFGKLRLPIELETVADYPKLGTALSDAGFSDADVTNILWHNAAGFLRKSLPGDASSD; this comes from the coding sequence ATGCCGATCGCGGACCTGCATCTCGACCTCGCTTGGAACGTCGTTCAAGGTCGCGATCTCACGCATTCTCCAAAAGAGCAGCCGGACATCGGATTCGGACCTGCGTCGGTGTCGTTTGAGACACTCGCGGTCGGTGGGACGGAGTTGATCGGAGCGACGCTGTTCGCCGATCCGGACGCATCCGAAACCGCGTCTGAGCAATGCCATCGACAGCTGGATGCTTATGCCGGCATGTCGCTGCGCGTCGTGCGAGACGCCTCCGATCTCGACGGCGAAGGGCTTCGGGCGGTGTTGCTGATGGAGGGGGCCGATGCGATCGATGTCGACGACCCTGATGATGCCCGCCGTTGGTTCGATGCGGGCGTGCGCATCGTCGGCCTCGCGTGGGGACAGACGCGCTACGCCGGCGGCACGCGCTCGCCCGGCCCGCTCACGCCTGACGGCCGACGCCTCGTCCCTGTGCTCGACGAGCTCGGGATGATCCACGACGCATCGCACCTGGCGGATGACTCGCTCGCGGAGATGCTCGATCTGGCGAATGGGCCGCTGTTTGCGAGCCACTCGAACTGCCGCTCGCTCGTCGGCGAGGATCCGACGGGCCGGCATCTGCCGGACCGACACATCGAAGGCATCCTCCGCCGCGGCGGCATCGTCGGCATCAACCTGTTCGACAAGTTCCTCCTGCCACCCGCCGAACTGGAAAGGCGACGTGCGACGCTGACGGACTGGACGAACCACGTCCGCCACGTCTGCGACCTTGCCGGCGACGCGAACCACGTCGCCCTCGGCTCCGACGCCGACGGCGGCTTCGGGAAGCTGCGGTTGCCGATCGAACTCGAAACCGTCGCCGACTATCCAAAGCTTGGCACCGCCCTCTCCGACGCCGGCTTCAGCGACGCCGACGTCACCAACATCCTGTGGCACAACGCGGCCGGCTTCCTTCGCAAGAGCCTGCCAGGCGATGCGTCGTCCGATTGA
- a CDS encoding anaerobic sulfatase-maturation protein produces MAGMPVALPVAEGQVSPLRAAPTQNVHTATRPFHVMTKPIGPICNLDCKYCFYLEKEALYQGERKWRMPDEVLEQYIKQYIKSQPGQHVSFAWQGGEPTLLGVRFFRKVVELQKKHGDGRQIDNAFQTNGTLLDDEWGEFLKENNFLIGLSIDGPPELHDSYRVDKQGNASSHNVLRGLEILKKHEVEFNTLTVVNRINSQHPLRVYRYLRDIGSGFIQFIPLVERDATDDAPFKDDGLWLQGPPDVDGGERFYAPVTEWSVRSRDYGVFLATIFDEWIRRDIGETFVQMFDVALGNWMSKMTGQQQASLCVFSETCGSAMAVEHNGDVYSCDHYVYPRYKLGNIMETPLGDMVESPFQKKFGTDKRDTLPKYCRECEVRHACHGECPKHRFIKTPHGEDGLNYLCGAYKPFFNHVDPYMRTMVQLLMHRQPPAMIREMIAEHEKKGGPLGKRFKDPARSKAKSKKRRR; encoded by the coding sequence ATGGCAGGTATGCCCGTCGCGTTGCCGGTTGCCGAAGGTCAGGTCTCGCCGTTGCGGGCTGCGCCGACGCAGAACGTCCACACGGCGACCCGGCCGTTCCACGTCATGACCAAGCCGATCGGGCCGATCTGCAATCTCGACTGCAAATACTGCTTCTACCTGGAAAAAGAGGCCCTCTATCAGGGCGAGCGCAAGTGGCGAATGCCCGACGAGGTGCTGGAGCAGTACATCAAACAGTACATCAAGAGCCAGCCCGGCCAGCACGTCAGCTTCGCCTGGCAGGGCGGCGAACCGACGCTCCTGGGCGTCCGCTTTTTCCGAAAGGTCGTCGAACTGCAAAAAAAGCACGGCGACGGCCGGCAGATCGACAACGCCTTCCAGACCAACGGCACGCTCCTCGATGACGAGTGGGGCGAGTTCCTCAAGGAGAACAACTTCCTCATCGGCCTCAGCATCGACGGTCCGCCGGAGCTGCACGACAGCTACCGCGTCGACAAGCAGGGCAACGCCAGCAGCCACAACGTCCTGCGTGGCCTGGAAATCCTGAAGAAGCACGAGGTCGAGTTCAACACGCTCACCGTCGTTAACCGCATCAACAGCCAGCACCCGCTGCGCGTCTACCGCTACCTCCGCGACATCGGCAGCGGCTTCATCCAGTTCATCCCGCTCGTCGAACGCGACGCGACCGACGACGCTCCCTTCAAAGACGACGGCCTGTGGCTGCAAGGCCCGCCCGACGTCGACGGCGGCGAGCGGTTCTACGCGCCGGTGACGGAGTGGTCGGTCCGAAGCCGCGACTACGGCGTGTTCCTGGCCACGATCTTCGACGAATGGATCCGCCGCGACATCGGCGAGACGTTCGTCCAGATGTTCGACGTCGCGCTAGGCAACTGGATGAGCAAGATGACCGGCCAGCAGCAGGCCAGCCTCTGCGTCTTCAGCGAAACCTGCGGCAGCGCCATGGCCGTCGAGCACAACGGTGACGTCTACTCGTGCGACCACTACGTCTACCCGCGCTACAAGCTCGGCAACATCATGGAGACGCCGCTGGGCGACATGGTCGAGTCGCCATTCCAGAAGAAGTTCGGCACGGACAAGCGTGACACGCTGCCGAAGTACTGCCGCGAATGCGAGGTGCGCCACGCGTGCCACGGCGAGTGTCCGAAGCACCGATTCATCAAAACGCCCCACGGCGAAGACGGACTGAACTACCTGTGTGGTGCATACAAACCCTTCTTCAATCACGTCGACCCGTACATGCGGACGATGGTGCAGTTGCTCATGCACCGACAACCGCCCGCGATGATCCGCGAAATGATCGCCGAACACGAAAAGAAGGGCGGACCACTCGGCAAGCGATTTAAAGACCCGGCGCGATCGAAGGCGAAGTCGAAGAAGCGCAGGCGCTGA
- a CDS encoding DUF1698 domain-containing protein — MQQPSADTLLQRVRSLDDWFHNLKIPDGHGGTIQTRPDHPFGDFPQFKWDQVAPHLPADLSGKTCLDVGTNSGFYACELAKRGGRVLGIDLNDHYLAQADFARKAMGLTGRVELRNVQVYGLAADAEAGRRFDVILFMGVFYHLRYPLLGLDVVSKLLADDGLLVFQTLEAPGAEPLPVEETRSLTFLTRDRLADPGWPRMHFFEDGFNGDPTNWWAPDRSGVLAMLRSAGLKVVGEPGDEMYLCRPSPTPPPGLPELRRDEYVAALSGLSGR; from the coding sequence GTGCAGCAGCCGTCGGCAGACACCCTTCTCCAACGCGTCCGATCGCTCGACGACTGGTTTCACAATCTCAAAATCCCCGACGGCCATGGCGGCACGATCCAGACTCGGCCCGATCACCCCTTTGGCGACTTTCCGCAGTTCAAGTGGGATCAGGTCGCCCCGCACCTGCCGGCCGACCTTTCGGGCAAGACCTGCCTCGACGTGGGCACCAACAGCGGCTTCTACGCCTGCGAGCTCGCCAAACGCGGCGGACGCGTCCTCGGGATCGACCTGAACGACCACTACCTCGCCCAGGCCGACTTCGCACGCAAGGCGATGGGTCTCACGGGCCGCGTCGAGCTGCGCAACGTGCAGGTCTACGGCCTGGCCGCGGATGCGGAGGCGGGGCGTCGGTTCGACGTCATCCTGTTCATGGGCGTCTTCTACCACCTGCGCTACCCGCTGCTCGGGCTCGACGTCGTGAGCAAGCTCCTGGCAGACGACGGCCTGTTGGTCTTTCAGACGCTCGAAGCCCCGGGTGCCGAGCCGTTGCCCGTCGAAGAGACGCGGAGCCTGACGTTCCTGACGCGCGATCGTCTGGCAGACCCCGGCTGGCCGCGGATGCACTTTTTCGAGGACGGGTTCAACGGCGACCCGACCAACTGGTGGGCACCGGACCGATCGGGCGTCCTGGCGATGCTGCGATCGGCAGGCTTAAAGGTCGTGGGCGAGCCGGGCGACGAGATGTACCTCTGCCGGCCCAGCCCGACCCCGCCGCCGGGGCTGCCGGAGTTGCGTCGCGACGAGTACGTCGCCGCATTATCGGGCCTCAGCGGACGCTGA
- the tsaE gene encoding tRNA (adenosine(37)-N6)-threonylcarbamoyltransferase complex ATPase subunit type 1 TsaE has protein sequence MAGLNERDFLDALRRRVPAVGDDLAVLPSPAGKLLAGIDPVLDGVHVRLAEAGGLAAGRKAANRNLSDVAAMGGQPTALLLSLVASRDLSLDTALEIVDGVAEAATEADCVLVGGDFAVWDAPTAIVVAVLGTADQPVPRTGVRVGQQLFVTGPLGGSILGRHLTFTPRLTEGRRLADQADAIGLSVMMDLSDGLAGDLPKLLDGLGATLTHVPIHDDARQLDGDALQHALNDGEDYELLFAADRAPEGVDAIAIGTVDGGTGIRLQRRGASRGSEADSIEPARSAASAAASTDDVITIAPGGFVHGADVTTSTSVAQTHAVASRVAQRLERGGVLRLVGDLGAGKTTFVAGIVEALGGDRADVSSPTYVLHQTYPIADGRRLHHLDAYRVAGSDDFEAIGFGELLDDTRNGDVVVVEWPDRVAELLPSDAMTVEIEHLGEDARRISVR, from the coding sequence GTGGCCGGGCTCAACGAGCGAGACTTCCTCGACGCGCTGCGAAGGCGCGTCCCGGCCGTAGGCGACGACCTGGCGGTGCTGCCGTCTCCGGCGGGCAAGCTGCTCGCGGGCATCGATCCGGTGCTGGACGGCGTCCACGTGCGGCTGGCCGAGGCCGGTGGCCTTGCGGCGGGGCGGAAGGCGGCGAATCGCAATCTCAGCGACGTCGCAGCCATGGGCGGCCAGCCAACGGCACTGCTGCTCTCGCTCGTCGCCTCGCGCGACTTGTCACTGGACACGGCCCTGGAGATCGTCGACGGCGTTGCCGAGGCCGCGACTGAGGCGGACTGCGTGCTCGTCGGTGGCGACTTCGCCGTATGGGACGCCCCGACGGCCATCGTCGTCGCCGTCCTCGGCACGGCGGACCAGCCCGTCCCGCGAACCGGCGTGCGCGTCGGGCAGCAGCTCTTCGTCACCGGCCCACTCGGCGGATCGATCCTCGGCAGGCATTTGACGTTCACGCCACGACTTACAGAAGGGCGGCGACTGGCCGACCAAGCCGACGCGATCGGCCTGTCCGTGATGATGGACCTCTCCGACGGCCTCGCGGGCGACCTGCCCAAGCTCCTCGACGGCCTGGGCGCGACGCTCACGCACGTCCCGATCCACGACGACGCGCGCCAACTCGACGGCGACGCGTTGCAACACGCCCTGAACGACGGCGAGGACTACGAGTTGCTGTTCGCTGCCGATCGCGCGCCCGAAGGCGTCGACGCGATCGCGATCGGCACGGTCGACGGTGGAACCGGCATCCGTCTGCAACGCCGCGGCGCCAGCCGCGGATCCGAGGCTGATTCAATCGAGCCAGCCCGATCCGCGGCTAGCGCCGCGGCGTCGACCGATGACGTCATCACGATCGCCCCGGGCGGCTTCGTCCACGGGGCAGACGTCACCACCTCGACCAGCGTCGCCCAGACCCATGCCGTGGCGAGCCGCGTCGCACAACGACTCGAACGTGGCGGCGTCCTTCGGCTCGTGGGCGACCTCGGGGCGGGCAAGACAACCTTCGTCGCAGGCATTGTCGAAGCCCTCGGCGGCGACAGGGCCGACGTCTCCTCGCCAACGTACGTCCTGCACCAGACCTACCCGATCGCTGACGGTCGACGGTTGCATCACCTGGATGCCTACCGCGTCGCCGGCAGCGATGACTTCGAGGCGATCGGCTTCGGCGAGCTGCTCGACGACACCCGCAACGGCGACGTGGTCGTCGTCGAATGGCCGGACCGCGTGGCTGAGCTGCTGCCGAGCGATGCGATGACCGTCGAGATCGAACACCTCGGCGAAGACGCCCGCCGGATCAGCGTCCGCTGA